One genomic region from Arthrobacter sp. FB24 encodes:
- a CDS encoding amino acid ABC transporter permease produces the protein MSSVLYDVPGPKARRVSLIGSVVGSLLILGLLAWIVSTLAQQGIFEGRRWAIFTRADVWALLGNGIGATLSAAAVAAVIAFPLGLLLCLMRISDLAAIRIPTRIVLEFLRGMPVVLMMFFVLLVFGTNQFIAVVAGLVLYNAAVFAEIIRAGIQSLPKGQREAGLTIGLTSFQSRMIIELPQAVRRMMPSLVAQLVVLLKDTSLGYIVAYGELLRAVQVMADFLGTQFLFPVFFVAAAIYIAINICVSRIAVWIERRGSKKAAGGVAKAEPEPIEAEVA, from the coding sequence ATGAGCTCAGTCCTGTACGACGTCCCGGGGCCAAAAGCCCGAAGGGTCTCACTGATCGGCTCTGTTGTCGGTTCACTCCTCATTCTTGGCCTGCTGGCATGGATCGTCAGCACGCTGGCTCAGCAAGGCATCTTCGAGGGACGGCGCTGGGCCATCTTCACGCGCGCGGATGTATGGGCGCTGCTCGGCAACGGCATCGGCGCAACCCTCAGCGCTGCAGCTGTTGCCGCCGTCATCGCGTTCCCCTTGGGACTGCTGCTCTGCCTGATGCGCATTTCCGACCTCGCCGCCATCCGGATCCCCACCCGGATCGTGCTGGAATTCCTTCGTGGCATGCCGGTTGTTCTAATGATGTTTTTCGTTCTGCTGGTCTTTGGCACGAACCAGTTCATCGCGGTAGTGGCAGGCCTTGTCCTGTACAACGCGGCCGTTTTCGCGGAAATCATCCGCGCCGGTATCCAATCCCTGCCGAAGGGCCAGCGCGAAGCAGGCCTGACCATTGGACTGACAAGCTTCCAGTCCCGCATGATCATTGAACTGCCACAGGCAGTCCGCCGGATGATGCCCTCGCTGGTGGCCCAGCTCGTGGTACTGCTGAAGGATACGTCCCTGGGTTACATCGTCGCCTACGGTGAGCTGCTCCGTGCCGTCCAGGTCATGGCAGACTTCCTGGGAACACAGTTCCTGTTCCCGGTCTTCTTTGTGGCGGCTGCGATCTACATTGCCATCAACATCTGCGTTTCGCGCATCGCGGTCTGGATCGAACGCCGCGGCTCCAAGAAGGCCGCCGGCGGCGTGGCCAAGGCTGAGCCTGAGCCGATTGAAGCCGAAGTGGCATAG
- a CDS encoding magnesium transporter MgtE N-terminal domain-containing protein, whose amino-acid sequence MSTNISRVFVARLLGLDVFDPLGDRLGRLRDVVVLSRGTRGAPHVVGIVVEVPGKKRVFVPMTRITSIDQTQIICTGLVNLRRFEQRGAETLVVAEMFDRRVTLADGSGDATIEDIAMDKHRSGDWFVSKLFVRRGHSLSPLSRLRRNETMIIDWADAQQGAKTEPQAATQFVATHEDLKPADFAEALQEMSDKRRFEVASELQDERLADVLQEMPEGDQVEILSALDVNRAADVLEEMDPDDAADLLAELPSAQAEELLQLMEPEGAEDVRRLLEYDEDTAGGLMTPVPVILPPEATVAEALAHVRREELSPALASSIFIARPPLETPTGRFLGVVHIQQLLRYPPPEPLGNLVDKTLEPVSDQAHISEVARTLATYNLNSLPVVNSDGRLVGAVTVDDVLDHLLPDDWRAHEDDAPIRKLGGRVG is encoded by the coding sequence GTGAGCACAAATATTTCGCGGGTGTTTGTTGCGCGCCTCCTCGGACTGGATGTCTTCGACCCCCTGGGCGACCGTCTCGGCAGGTTGCGCGACGTCGTCGTGCTCTCCCGCGGCACCCGGGGCGCCCCGCATGTGGTGGGCATCGTCGTGGAAGTCCCCGGTAAGAAACGCGTCTTCGTGCCGATGACCCGAATCACCTCGATCGACCAGACCCAGATCATCTGCACGGGCCTGGTCAACCTGCGCCGCTTCGAACAGCGCGGCGCGGAAACCCTCGTGGTGGCTGAGATGTTCGACCGCCGCGTGACCCTCGCCGATGGCAGCGGCGACGCCACCATCGAGGACATCGCGATGGACAAGCACCGTTCCGGCGACTGGTTTGTCAGCAAGCTCTTTGTCCGCCGGGGCCACTCTCTCTCGCCGTTGAGCCGGCTGCGCCGCAACGAGACCATGATCATCGACTGGGCCGATGCGCAGCAGGGTGCCAAGACGGAGCCGCAGGCCGCCACCCAGTTCGTTGCGACCCACGAGGACCTAAAGCCTGCCGACTTCGCCGAGGCCCTCCAGGAAATGAGCGACAAGCGCCGTTTCGAGGTCGCCAGCGAACTCCAGGACGAGCGCCTCGCCGACGTCCTGCAGGAGATGCCCGAAGGTGACCAGGTGGAAATCCTCTCCGCCCTCGACGTCAACCGCGCCGCTGACGTCCTTGAAGAGATGGACCCGGACGACGCCGCCGACCTCCTCGCCGAACTCCCCAGCGCCCAGGCGGAGGAACTGCTTCAGCTCATGGAACCCGAGGGCGCCGAAGACGTCCGCCGCCTGCTGGAGTACGACGAGGACACCGCCGGCGGTCTGATGACTCCGGTCCCGGTCATCCTCCCGCCCGAGGCCACCGTCGCCGAGGCGCTCGCCCACGTCCGCCGCGAGGAACTCTCCCCCGCCCTGGCCTCGTCGATCTTCATCGCCCGGCCTCCGCTGGAGACACCGACCGGCCGTTTCCTCGGCGTCGTCCACATCCAGCAGCTGTTGCGCTATCCGCCGCCGGAACCCCTCGGAAACCTGGTGGACAAAACCCTGGAACCGGTCTCGGACCAGGCGCACATCAGCGAGGTGGCCCGTACCCTGGCCACCTACAACCTCAACTCGCTCCCCGTGGTCAACAGCGACGGTCGGCTTGTGGGGGCGGTGACTGTTGATGACGTGCTGGATCACTTGCTCCCGGATGACTGGCGCGCCCACGAGGACGACGCCCCGATAAGGAAACTTGGAGGCCGCGTTGGCTGA
- a CDS encoding amino acid ABC transporter ATP-binding protein produces the protein MTTQVPGDALVSLKAVNKHYGQLHVLKDINLNVRKGEVVVVIGPSGSGKSTLCRAINRLETIDDGKIAIDGKELPEEGKELAKLRADVGMVFQSFNLFAHKTILENVTLGPIKVKGVPKAQADKDAMALLERVGVGHQAPKLPAQLSGGQQQRVAIARALAMKPKVMLFDEPTSALDPEMINEVLDVMIQLAKEGMTMIVVTHEMGFARKAADRVVFMADGQIVEDATPEEFFTNPQSNRAKDFLSKLLTH, from the coding sequence ATGACTACTCAAGTGCCCGGCGATGCGCTCGTCTCCCTGAAAGCCGTGAACAAGCACTACGGCCAGCTGCACGTACTGAAGGACATCAACCTCAACGTCCGCAAGGGCGAAGTTGTTGTGGTCATCGGACCGTCCGGTTCCGGTAAATCGACCCTCTGCCGGGCCATCAACCGTCTGGAGACGATCGATGACGGCAAGATCGCCATCGACGGTAAGGAACTCCCGGAAGAAGGCAAGGAACTCGCCAAGCTGCGGGCCGACGTCGGCATGGTGTTCCAGTCCTTCAATCTCTTTGCCCACAAGACGATCCTCGAGAACGTCACCCTGGGGCCGATCAAGGTAAAAGGGGTGCCCAAGGCGCAGGCCGACAAGGACGCCATGGCACTGCTGGAACGCGTCGGCGTCGGACACCAGGCACCCAAGCTGCCGGCACAGCTCTCCGGCGGCCAGCAGCAGCGCGTGGCAATTGCCCGCGCCCTGGCCATGAAGCCGAAGGTCATGCTCTTTGACGAGCCCACCTCTGCCCTTGACCCGGAGATGATCAACGAAGTCCTTGACGTCATGATCCAGCTGGCCAAGGAAGGGATGACCATGATCGTGGTCACCCACGAAATGGGGTTCGCCCGTAAAGCCGCTGACCGCGTGGTGTTCATGGCGGACGGCCAGATCGTCGAGGACGCGACGCCCGAGGAATTCTTCACGAACCCGCAGAGCAACCGCGCCAAGGATTTCCTCTCCAAGCTCCTCACTCACTGA
- a CDS encoding glutamate ABC transporter substrate-binding protein codes for MKAFLTRRKSFVVAASAALALTLSACGGGGGTTSNPSVAEKPTFAAGSTMEKLSKAGSIKIGTKFDQPLFGQVGLDGKPIGFDVEMGKLIAAKLGIPADKIEWSETVSANREPFIEQGKVDLVIATYTINDKRKQVVSFAGPYYEAGQALMVNKDNDTIKKPEDVKGKKVCSVTGSTPAATIVEKYGAELVPAATYSACLEPLRNKQVEAITTDNVILAGFVDKEPEAFKLASDETFTKEPYGIGLKKDDTVFRNWINDQLEEFSRDGSYKKAWEATAGSVIKTAPELPAIDRY; via the coding sequence ATGAAGGCATTTTTGACCCGACGAAAGTCCTTTGTGGTTGCAGCATCAGCAGCCCTCGCTCTGACACTGAGCGCCTGCGGCGGCGGGGGCGGAACCACCAGCAATCCGTCGGTCGCCGAGAAGCCAACCTTTGCGGCAGGCAGCACAATGGAGAAGCTCTCCAAGGCCGGTTCCATCAAGATCGGCACCAAGTTTGACCAGCCGTTGTTCGGCCAGGTTGGCCTGGACGGCAAGCCCATCGGCTTTGACGTCGAGATGGGCAAACTCATTGCCGCCAAACTGGGCATCCCTGCGGACAAGATCGAATGGTCTGAGACTGTTTCGGCCAACCGCGAACCTTTCATCGAGCAGGGCAAGGTGGATCTGGTCATCGCCACCTACACCATCAACGACAAGCGCAAGCAGGTCGTCAGCTTCGCCGGACCTTATTACGAGGCGGGACAGGCCCTGATGGTGAACAAGGACAACGACACCATCAAGAAGCCGGAAGACGTCAAGGGCAAGAAGGTCTGCTCCGTAACGGGGTCCACCCCGGCGGCCACTATCGTGGAAAAGTACGGAGCTGAACTCGTTCCCGCAGCCACCTACTCGGCCTGCCTGGAACCTCTGCGCAACAAGCAGGTGGAAGCCATCACTACGGACAACGTGATCCTGGCCGGCTTCGTGGACAAGGAACCGGAAGCCTTCAAGCTGGCCTCGGATGAAACCTTCACCAAGGAGCCTTACGGCATCGGCCTGAAGAAGGACGACACCGTTTTCCGCAACTGGATCAACGACCAGCTGGAAGAGTTCAGCAGGGACGGGTCTTACAAGAAGGCCTGGGAAGCGACCGCTGGCTCCGTCATTAAGACGGCCCCGGAACTCCCCGCCATCGACCGCTACTAA
- a CDS encoding DivIVA domain-containing protein — MDPVSFFLIFLAIALIGAALFFGADSASGIFRRGRSAESALLDGFEEPVASLPPVLLPAEAAPADVDRIRFALGLRGYRMDQVDQVLDDLRDQLAAKDDEIERLRSELRAPAQPGESGP, encoded by the coding sequence ATGGATCCTGTGAGTTTCTTCCTGATATTCCTCGCCATCGCTTTGATCGGCGCCGCGCTCTTCTTCGGAGCTGATTCCGCATCGGGTATTTTTCGGCGCGGGCGGTCTGCCGAGTCCGCGCTTTTGGACGGTTTCGAGGAGCCCGTGGCGTCGCTGCCCCCGGTGCTGCTTCCTGCCGAGGCAGCGCCTGCCGACGTTGACCGGATCCGTTTTGCCCTGGGACTGCGCGGTTACCGCATGGATCAGGTTGACCAAGTCCTGGACGACCTCCGGGACCAGCTTGCCGCGAAGGACGACGAAATTGAACGGCTGCGTTCCGAACTCCGCGCGCCCGCACAGCCAGGGGAGAGCGGGCCTTGA
- a CDS encoding general stress protein, with amino-acid sequence MSNIFGAPKAGVPNGPDEFRTVPAGDTVGSYTSYLDAQKAVDYLADQQFPVQLVSIVGNDLKMVERVTGRLSYPRVALSGALSGMWFGLFVGVMLSFFSPTGGYFSIVTSVLMGAAFFMLFGIVTYAMQRGKRDFTSTSQVVATNYDVVVAFEASHEARRMLQQLPMTTSDASAGAASYGQTQPFQQPGHQPGPQQGPGPQQSPGPQHGPGPQRPAGWDDPYGQRTPEAGNQPSYGAHAAAAPGHGPQAAAEEQHQAAPKPAVRYPDLPDGRPQYGVRVTDTHKPEDGHKQETAEGGDRQ; translated from the coding sequence ATGTCAAACATTTTTGGTGCCCCCAAGGCCGGTGTCCCGAACGGGCCGGACGAGTTCCGCACGGTTCCGGCCGGGGACACCGTCGGTTCGTATACCTCCTACCTGGACGCCCAAAAGGCGGTGGACTACCTCGCAGACCAGCAGTTCCCCGTCCAGCTGGTGTCCATCGTGGGCAACGACCTGAAGATGGTTGAGCGCGTCACCGGCCGGCTGAGCTACCCCCGGGTGGCGTTGTCGGGCGCACTGAGCGGTATGTGGTTTGGCTTATTCGTAGGCGTCATGCTGTCCTTCTTTTCGCCCACCGGCGGCTACTTCTCGATTGTGACCTCGGTGCTCATGGGCGCGGCGTTCTTTATGCTCTTTGGCATCGTGACCTACGCAATGCAACGCGGTAAGCGCGACTTCACCTCAACCAGCCAGGTGGTGGCCACCAACTACGACGTCGTGGTGGCCTTTGAGGCTTCCCATGAGGCACGGCGCATGCTGCAGCAGCTGCCCATGACCACGTCGGATGCCTCCGCCGGGGCCGCATCGTATGGCCAGACCCAGCCGTTCCAACAGCCGGGGCACCAGCCCGGACCCCAGCAGGGTCCCGGGCCTCAGCAGAGCCCTGGACCGCAGCACGGTCCCGGACCCCAGCGCCCTGCGGGCTGGGATGATCCTTACGGCCAGAGGACGCCTGAGGCAGGGAACCAGCCGTCCTACGGCGCGCATGCAGCCGCCGCGCCCGGCCACGGACCGCAGGCCGCTGCCGAGGAACAGCATCAGGCCGCGCCGAAGCCCGCAGTGCGCTACCCGGACCTCCCGGACGGCCGGCCGCAGTACGGTGTCCGCGTGACCGATACCCACAAACCGGAGGACGGACACAAGCAGGAGACCGCTGAGGGCGGCGACCGGCAGTAG
- a CDS encoding DUF1003 domain-containing protein: MEAALADNSTPRTSTARPGGKGGGKGSLDTPLSGRQRILPKFSPNPDAFGQTTEGFARFMGTPQFLVYMTVFCIFWLVWNTWAPLEWQFDSRELGFTLLTLMLSLQASYAAPLLLLAQNRQDDRDRVSLQQDRQRAERNLSDTEYLTRELASLRIALREVATRDYVRAELRSLLEDMLEAQEELRTHDPSGTGSHESPKDKVKEKLKERRDKQRNPRTQQIPRVKPDHPSYPAHLNTPES; this comes from the coding sequence TTGGAGGCCGCGTTGGCTGATAACAGCACACCCAGAACCTCCACTGCCCGGCCGGGCGGTAAAGGAGGCGGCAAAGGCAGCCTCGACACTCCGCTGAGCGGGCGTCAGCGGATCCTCCCGAAGTTCTCTCCGAACCCGGATGCCTTCGGCCAGACGACCGAGGGCTTTGCCCGCTTTATGGGAACGCCCCAGTTCCTGGTCTACATGACAGTGTTCTGCATTTTCTGGCTGGTCTGGAACACCTGGGCCCCGCTGGAGTGGCAGTTCGATTCACGCGAACTCGGCTTCACGTTGCTGACGCTGATGCTCTCCCTGCAGGCCTCCTATGCGGCCCCGCTGCTGCTGCTCGCCCAAAACCGCCAGGACGACCGTGACCGCGTGTCGCTGCAGCAGGACCGCCAGCGCGCCGAACGCAATCTCTCGGACACCGAATACCTCACCAGGGAACTAGCGTCGCTGCGCATCGCGCTACGTGAAGTTGCCACCCGTGACTACGTCCGTGCCGAACTTCGCAGCCTCCTGGAGGACATGCTGGAGGCGCAGGAAGAACTTCGCACGCATGACCCGTCCGGTACGGGAAGCCACGAATCTCCCAAGGATAAAGTCAAGGAGAAGTTGAAGGAGCGGCGAGACAAGCAGCGCAACCCGCGGACCCAGCAGATCCCCAGGGTGAAGCCGGATCATCCCAGCTACCCTGCGCACCTCAACACCCCCGAAAGCTGA
- a CDS encoding O-methyltransferase, which yields MSADKSTSWSYAEDLPAEDEVLLHARERSFELGVTPVGPGVGAVLTVLAAASKAQTAVEIGTGAGVSGVCLLRGLGPQAVLTTIDVDVEHLRAAREAFQEAGSPANRTRTISGRAGDVLPRLTDGAYDLVFIDADKPGIPGYVEQAIRLLKRGGLLVINDALDKDRVANPAARDSTTVVLRQVGKAIRDDERLASAMLPTGDGLLVAVKK from the coding sequence ATGAGCGCCGATAAGTCCACGAGCTGGTCCTATGCAGAAGATCTGCCTGCCGAGGATGAAGTATTGCTGCATGCTCGGGAGCGTTCCTTTGAGCTGGGCGTGACGCCGGTCGGACCGGGCGTGGGAGCGGTGCTGACGGTACTGGCGGCAGCTTCGAAAGCCCAGACTGCTGTGGAAATCGGCACGGGTGCCGGCGTGTCCGGCGTCTGCCTGCTCCGGGGCCTTGGCCCCCAGGCGGTCCTGACCACCATCGACGTGGACGTGGAACACCTCAGGGCGGCGCGGGAGGCTTTCCAGGAAGCCGGAAGTCCCGCAAACCGCACTCGCACTATTTCCGGCCGTGCCGGCGACGTCCTGCCGCGCCTGACCGACGGCGCTTACGATCTGGTGTTCATCGACGCGGACAAGCCGGGCATCCCGGGGTATGTCGAGCAGGCCATCCGCCTGCTGAAACGCGGCGGCCTGTTGGTCATCAACGACGCCCTGGATAAGGACCGCGTGGCCAACCCGGCGGCCCGGGATTCAACCACGGTGGTTCTTCGCCAGGTGGGCAAGGCAATTCGCGACGACGAACGGCTGGCCTCGGCCATGCTGCCCACCGGTGACGGCCTGTTGGTAGCGGTCAAAAAATAA
- a CDS encoding Mrp/NBP35 family ATP-binding protein, with protein MITPLGQAVDAALATVIDPELRRPITELGMVQSVAIDDDGRVRLVVLLTIAGCPLRGTITADSEAALSAVPGVTAVDVELKVMTQEQRDALKEQLRGPGGQRGVPFNQPGSLTKVFAVASGKGGVGKSSVTVNLACAMAAQGLRVGIIDADVYGFSVPALMGIDQAPTRVDDMILPPVAYGVKVISIGMFVKGNQPVAWRGPMLHRALEQFLTDVYFGDLDALFLDLPPGTGDIAISVAQLLPKAEILVVTTPQTAAADVAERAGAIATQTGQSVAGIVENMSFLEMPDGGRMELFGSGGGAVLAERLSATVGADVPLLGQIPLDILLREGGDTGQPIVLGRPETPAAQALTGIAGKLAARPRGLTGMKLGLQPR; from the coding sequence ATGATCACCCCCCTGGGCCAGGCAGTGGATGCTGCACTGGCCACTGTCATCGATCCCGAACTGCGCCGCCCCATCACCGAACTCGGCATGGTGCAGTCGGTGGCCATTGACGACGACGGCCGGGTCCGCCTCGTTGTGCTGCTCACCATTGCGGGGTGTCCGCTGCGCGGCACCATCACCGCGGACTCCGAGGCCGCGCTCTCCGCGGTCCCGGGGGTGACCGCCGTCGACGTCGAGCTCAAAGTCATGACGCAGGAGCAGCGGGACGCGTTGAAAGAGCAACTCCGCGGCCCCGGCGGCCAGCGCGGCGTTCCGTTCAACCAGCCCGGGTCGCTGACGAAGGTCTTTGCCGTGGCCAGCGGCAAGGGCGGAGTGGGCAAGTCCTCCGTGACGGTCAACCTCGCGTGCGCCATGGCAGCCCAGGGCCTGCGCGTCGGCATCATCGACGCCGACGTGTACGGCTTCTCGGTCCCGGCCCTCATGGGCATCGACCAGGCTCCCACCCGGGTCGACGACATGATCCTTCCGCCGGTGGCTTACGGTGTGAAAGTCATTTCGATCGGCATGTTCGTCAAGGGCAACCAGCCGGTGGCATGGCGCGGGCCCATGCTGCACCGGGCCCTTGAGCAGTTCCTCACCGACGTCTACTTCGGCGACCTGGACGCACTCTTCCTTGACCTGCCCCCGGGAACCGGGGACATCGCCATCTCCGTGGCGCAGCTGCTTCCGAAAGCCGAAATCCTGGTGGTGACGACGCCGCAGACCGCTGCCGCCGACGTCGCCGAGCGGGCCGGCGCCATCGCCACGCAGACAGGCCAGTCGGTGGCCGGGATTGTGGAGAACATGTCGTTCCTTGAAATGCCCGACGGCGGCAGGATGGAACTGTTCGGCAGCGGCGGCGGCGCTGTGCTCGCCGAACGGCTGTCCGCGACGGTCGGGGCGGACGTGCCGCTCCTGGGCCAGATACCACTGGACATCCTGTTGCGCGAGGGCGGTGACACCGGCCAGCCGATCGTTCTCGGCAGGCCCGAGACTCCTGCGGCCCAGGCGCTGACGGGGATTGCGGGAAAGCTCGCAGCAAGGCCGCGGGGCCTGACGGGAATGAAGCTGGGCCTGCAGCCCCGGTGA
- a CDS encoding TIGR00730 family Rossman fold protein, with the protein MSTDPQPSPTPVPPIATRHKGPLELRRKQAAVEMSDQHLLDTKGPGQFVHTDPWRVLRIQSEFVEGFGALADLGPAVSVFGSARTKPGSVYYELGVEVGRKLAEAGVAVITGGGPGSMEAANKGAVQGNGVSVGLGIELPFEQGLNQWVDLGINFRYFFARKTMFVKYAQGFIVLPGGLGTLDELFEAMVLVQTRKVTSFPIVLLGTAFWGPMIDWIRGTLVEDGMISEKDLSLIQVVDEPAHAVDLVIHGAIRPSPETSAGNGAGGPNGNQRPE; encoded by the coding sequence ATGAGTACCGATCCGCAGCCTTCTCCAACTCCAGTACCTCCCATTGCCACCCGTCACAAGGGTCCGCTGGAGCTGCGACGCAAACAGGCGGCAGTGGAGATGTCGGACCAGCACCTGCTGGACACCAAGGGGCCGGGCCAGTTCGTCCACACCGATCCCTGGCGGGTGCTTAGGATCCAGAGTGAGTTCGTGGAAGGCTTTGGTGCCCTGGCGGACCTGGGGCCGGCCGTCAGCGTGTTTGGATCCGCCCGCACCAAACCGGGATCGGTCTACTACGAGCTGGGCGTTGAAGTGGGCCGCAAACTGGCCGAAGCGGGAGTTGCCGTCATTACCGGCGGCGGTCCGGGCTCCATGGAGGCGGCCAACAAGGGTGCCGTTCAGGGAAACGGTGTTTCCGTGGGGCTTGGCATTGAGCTGCCGTTCGAACAGGGCCTCAACCAGTGGGTGGACCTCGGGATCAACTTCCGCTATTTCTTCGCGCGGAAGACGATGTTCGTGAAGTATGCCCAGGGTTTTATTGTGCTTCCCGGCGGCCTGGGCACCCTGGACGAACTCTTCGAAGCGATGGTCCTGGTCCAGACCCGGAAGGTCACCTCGTTCCCGATCGTGCTCCTCGGCACTGCCTTCTGGGGACCCATGATCGACTGGATCAGGGGCACGCTCGTTGAAGACGGGATGATCTCCGAGAAGGACCTGAGCCTCATCCAGGTTGTGGACGAGCCTGCACATGCCGTGGATCTGGTGATCCACGGTGCCATCCGGCCGTCGCCGGAAACCAGTGCAGGCAACGGAGCGGGCGGGCCGAACGGCAACCAGCGTCCGGAATAA
- a CDS encoding amino acid ABC transporter permease translates to MDVIIENLPLYWEGFLRTLFLSAVSGVIALVLGTVLAAARVSPVAALRGFSMTYVEILRNTPLTIAFFFAAIVLPRLGVKFEQFEVAAIIALSAYTAAFIAEAVRSGVNSVPVGQAEAARSIGMKFGQVLSLIILPQALRTVIPPLINILIALVKNSSVAGAFFVLELFGYGRQLANANGDAVLAVLLGVAFFYLLITVPLGILASTVERKVAIAR, encoded by the coding sequence ATGGACGTCATCATTGAAAACCTGCCACTTTACTGGGAGGGCTTTCTCCGAACCCTGTTCCTGTCTGCCGTATCCGGAGTAATCGCCCTGGTGCTGGGAACGGTGCTCGCCGCAGCCCGGGTCTCCCCCGTTGCTGCCCTCCGCGGCTTCAGCATGACCTACGTGGAAATCCTGCGGAACACCCCCCTGACGATTGCCTTCTTCTTTGCGGCGATCGTCCTCCCCAGGCTCGGGGTGAAATTCGAGCAGTTCGAAGTGGCCGCCATTATTGCCCTCAGCGCCTACACAGCCGCCTTCATCGCCGAAGCTGTGCGCTCGGGCGTCAACAGCGTTCCCGTCGGGCAGGCCGAGGCTGCACGCAGCATCGGCATGAAATTCGGCCAGGTGCTATCCCTCATCATTCTTCCGCAGGCTTTACGGACGGTGATCCCGCCGTTGATCAACATCCTGATTGCACTCGTGAAGAACTCCTCCGTTGCCGGCGCGTTCTTCGTACTGGAATTGTTCGGCTACGGCCGCCAGCTCGCCAATGCCAACGGTGATGCTGTGCTGGCCGTTCTCCTCGGAGTGGCTTTCTTCTACCTGCTGATCACTGTTCCGCTGGGCATCCTGGCGAGCACCGTCGAACGAAAGGTGGCGATCGCCCGATGA
- a CDS encoding DUF3117 domain-containing protein, with protein MAAMKPRTGDGPMEVTKEGRSLIMRVPLEGGGRLVVELNAAEAANLKECLVGVTE; from the coding sequence ATGGCGGCTATGAAACCACGCACCGGCGACGGCCCTATGGAAGTAACCAAAGAGGGCCGCAGCTTGATTATGCGTGTGCCGCTCGAAGGCGGGGGGCGGCTTGTGGTCGAACTTAACGCGGCAGAGGCGGCAAACCTCAAGGAATGCCTCGTCGGCGTTACCGAATAG
- the sigE gene encoding RNA polymerase sigma factor SigE yields MSASVVAPVPAIEDSVAQSEAEWVRPTWEEVVTNHSAKVYRLAYRLTGNKYDAEDLTQEVFVRVFRSLENFKPGTLDGWLHRITTNLFLDQARRKSRIRFDALAEDAESRLPGREPGPEQSFEFNNLDLDVQAALEELPPDFRAAVVLCDLEGLSYDEVAEALGVKLGTVRSRIHRGRTMLREKLAHRDPRTRQSLKPRLKLPRIAGIL; encoded by the coding sequence ATGTCAGCATCAGTTGTGGCACCTGTCCCGGCAATTGAAGATTCAGTGGCCCAGTCAGAAGCGGAGTGGGTCAGGCCAACCTGGGAAGAAGTGGTAACTAACCACTCCGCCAAGGTCTACCGCCTTGCCTACCGTTTGACCGGCAACAAGTACGACGCCGAGGACCTCACCCAGGAGGTGTTCGTCCGCGTCTTCAGGTCGCTGGAGAACTTCAAGCCCGGTACCCTCGACGGCTGGCTGCACCGGATCACCACCAACCTTTTCCTGGACCAGGCGCGCCGCAAGAGCCGCATCCGCTTTGATGCCCTCGCCGAAGACGCCGAATCCCGGCTGCCCGGCCGCGAACCCGGCCCGGAACAGAGCTTTGAATTCAACAACCTGGACCTCGATGTCCAGGCCGCCCTGGAGGAACTGCCGCCGGACTTCCGCGCCGCCGTCGTCCTGTGCGACCTCGAAGGCCTGTCCTATGACGAGGTGGCCGAGGCGCTGGGAGTGAAACTCGGAACCGTGCGGTCCCGCATACACCGCGGACGCACCATGCTCCGGGAAAAGCTGGCGCACCGCGATCCCCGCACGAGGCAGTCCCTCAAGCCACGGCTTAAGCTGCCCCGCATCGCCGGCATCCTCTGA